In Ochrobactrum vermis, the following proteins share a genomic window:
- a CDS encoding NAD(P)-dependent oxidoreductase, with protein sequence MTKIALIGATGFVGAAILKEAVARGDQVTALVRHPENVEKFANVTAVKADVFDTEALAKQLAGHDIVISAYNPGWNDKNIREKHINGSRSITEATKKAGVKRLIAVGGAGSLSINGKQLVDSPEFPAEWKEGALGARQALDDLRGENELEWSFVSPAIILQPGERTGKYRLGGDEPVFDDKSESKISVADLAVAILDEAEKGQHIRKRFTAAY encoded by the coding sequence ATGACCAAGATCGCACTGATCGGCGCAACGGGTTTCGTAGGCGCTGCAATTCTCAAGGAAGCTGTGGCACGCGGCGACCAGGTCACAGCGCTTGTTCGCCACCCGGAAAACGTTGAAAAATTCGCCAATGTTACGGCAGTAAAGGCAGACGTGTTCGATACCGAAGCGCTTGCAAAGCAACTTGCTGGGCATGACATCGTGATTTCAGCTTACAATCCAGGCTGGAACGACAAGAATATCCGCGAAAAGCATATCAATGGCAGCCGCTCCATCACCGAGGCGACCAAGAAGGCAGGCGTCAAGCGGCTCATAGCCGTCGGCGGCGCAGGCAGTCTCTCCATCAATGGCAAACAATTGGTCGACTCGCCGGAATTCCCTGCCGAATGGAAGGAAGGCGCGCTCGGCGCCCGTCAGGCGCTCGACGACCTGCGTGGTGAGAATGAACTGGAATGGTCATTTGTGTCGCCGGCAATCATTCTTCAGCCGGGCGAGCGCACTGGCAAATACCGCCTCGGCGGCGACGAACCCGTTTTCGACGACAAGAGTGAAAGCAAGATTTCTGTCGCTGATCTGGCTGTTGCCATTCTGGACGAGGCTGAAAAGGGCCAGCATATTCGCAAGCGCTTCACCGCCGCCTATTGA
- the dnaE gene encoding DNA polymerase III subunit alpha — MSDAAAGNAANDGALTPHFVHLRVHSAYSLLEGALPLGKIIKQAIADEAPAIAVTDTNNLFGALEFAQKASKDGLQPIIGCQVDVAFGDHNDNGRSVNRRIALDLAPIVLLAATEEGYANIVRLVSRAFLDTQAGDPVHVEASWLPLLSKDVIVLSGGALGPIGRAFAADRPDRAEARLSFLREAFGDRLYVELQRQAGYDRTLEAKTVALAYEMDLPLVATNEAFFLKAEDFEAHDALLAIAEGQILSNDNRRRLTPDHHLKSRAAMAALFADLPEALDNTVEIAERCSWYTQTRQPILPRFTGESDDAEAAVQEEADELAQQAREGLKMRLETAGLAEGYTTEQYAERLEYEIGIITRMKFPGYFLIVADFIKWAKAQGIPVGPGRGSGAGSLVAYALTITDVDPLRFSLLFERFLNPDRVSMPDFDIDFCQDRREEVIRYVQGKYGRDQVAQIITFGTLQARAVLRDVGRVLEMPYGQVDRLCKLVPQNPANPVSLAQAIETEPKINEEREKEPVVGRLLDMALKLEGLYRHASTHAAGIVIGDRPLSELVPMYRDPRSDMPVTQFNMKWVEQAGLVKFDFLGLKTLTVLETAVELVARKGIAIELSHIPLDDALTYEMLSRGETVGVFQVESAGMRKALLGMRPDRIEDIIALVALYRPGPMENIPTYNARKNGEEEIASIHPKIDHLIRETQGVIVYQEQVMQIAQVLSGYSLGEADLLRRAMGKKIREEMDKQRVRFVEGAIEGGVDKAQANMIFDLLAKFADYGFNKSHAAAYAIVSYQTAYMKAHYPVEFLAASMTYDMSNTDKLNDFRREANRLGIEVVPPSVMTSVRPFEVGEKRIFYSLAAIKGVGEAAVDHIVDVRAEKPFESLEDFCERVDPRIVNRRVLESLINAGAMDCFGRERPAMSAGMDRIMGFAQRTQENAASGQSDIFGLSGAPKETLILPQAAPWLPSEMLHREFQAVGFYLSAHPLDEYRDVLNRMRVQSWADFSAAVKRGANAGRLAGTVTARQERKTRTGNKMGIVQLSDASGQFEAILFSEGLAQYRDLLESGKSVVITVQAENRPEGIGLRIQTVQSLEDEACRMQKALRLYLRSADAVRHIAPHFNTRGDGQVSLIVIKDNGQREVEIELPHRYRVSPQIASAMKAIQGVVDVELV; from the coding sequence ATGAGTGATGCAGCAGCAGGTAATGCAGCAAATGACGGTGCGTTGACGCCACATTTTGTGCATCTGCGGGTACACTCGGCCTATTCCTTGCTGGAAGGTGCATTGCCGCTCGGCAAGATTATCAAACAGGCGATTGCCGACGAGGCGCCGGCTATCGCAGTTACCGACACCAACAATCTGTTCGGTGCGCTCGAATTTGCGCAAAAGGCATCGAAAGACGGGCTGCAACCCATTATCGGCTGTCAGGTCGATGTTGCCTTTGGCGATCACAATGACAATGGACGCAGCGTCAATCGTCGGATTGCGCTGGACCTTGCTCCAATCGTGCTGCTTGCCGCAACGGAAGAAGGCTATGCGAATATCGTGCGGCTCGTCAGTCGCGCGTTTCTGGACACCCAGGCGGGTGATCCGGTGCATGTTGAAGCAAGCTGGCTGCCGCTACTGTCGAAGGACGTCATTGTGCTTTCCGGTGGTGCATTGGGGCCAATCGGTCGCGCTTTTGCCGCCGACCGCCCCGATAGGGCAGAGGCGCGACTGTCTTTCCTGCGTGAAGCTTTTGGTGACAGGCTTTATGTCGAATTGCAGCGTCAGGCAGGCTACGACCGTACGCTGGAAGCAAAGACGGTTGCACTCGCCTATGAGATGGACCTGCCTCTGGTAGCCACCAATGAGGCGTTCTTTCTCAAGGCGGAAGATTTTGAAGCCCACGATGCCCTTCTTGCTATCGCAGAAGGCCAGATTCTCTCTAACGATAATCGCCGCCGCCTGACACCTGATCACCATCTGAAAAGCCGCGCGGCAATGGCGGCACTGTTTGCCGATCTGCCTGAAGCACTCGACAACACGGTCGAAATTGCTGAGCGCTGTAGCTGGTACACGCAGACCCGCCAGCCGATCCTGCCGCGGTTCACGGGTGAGTCCGATGATGCGGAGGCCGCAGTTCAGGAAGAAGCCGACGAGCTGGCGCAGCAGGCGCGGGAAGGCCTGAAGATGCGTCTGGAGACCGCAGGTCTCGCAGAAGGCTATACGACGGAACAATATGCCGAACGTCTCGAATATGAGATCGGCATCATTACCCGCATGAAGTTCCCCGGTTACTTCCTGATCGTTGCCGACTTTATCAAATGGGCGAAAGCCCAAGGCATTCCGGTAGGGCCCGGTCGTGGTTCGGGTGCCGGTTCGCTTGTCGCATATGCGCTTACGATTACCGACGTCGATCCGTTGCGCTTTTCCTTGCTTTTCGAACGCTTCCTCAATCCGGATCGCGTTTCGATGCCCGACTTCGATATCGATTTCTGTCAGGACCGCCGTGAGGAGGTGATCCGCTATGTGCAGGGAAAGTACGGGCGCGATCAGGTCGCACAGATCATCACTTTCGGAACCTTGCAGGCGCGCGCAGTGCTGCGCGACGTCGGGCGCGTTCTGGAAATGCCTTATGGACAGGTTGACCGTCTGTGCAAACTGGTACCGCAGAACCCGGCCAATCCGGTGTCACTGGCTCAGGCCATCGAAACCGAACCGAAGATCAACGAGGAGCGCGAAAAGGAGCCGGTTGTCGGTCGCCTTCTCGACATGGCGCTCAAACTCGAGGGGCTTTATCGCCACGCCTCGACCCATGCCGCCGGTATTGTGATCGGTGACCGTCCGCTGTCGGAACTCGTGCCCATGTATCGCGATCCGCGTTCCGACATGCCTGTTACCCAGTTCAACATGAAATGGGTCGAGCAGGCGGGGCTGGTCAAGTTCGACTTTCTCGGTCTCAAGACGCTGACCGTTCTCGAAACGGCGGTCGAACTGGTGGCGCGCAAGGGCATCGCCATTGAACTGTCTCATATACCGCTTGATGATGCGCTGACCTATGAGATGCTGTCGCGCGGTGAAACCGTCGGCGTGTTCCAGGTTGAAAGTGCGGGTATGCGCAAGGCGCTTCTCGGTATGCGCCCGGACCGGATCGAAGATATCATTGCGCTCGTGGCGCTTTATCGGCCTGGTCCGATGGAGAACATCCCGACCTATAATGCGCGCAAGAATGGTGAGGAGGAGATCGCCTCCATTCATCCGAAGATCGATCATCTGATCAGGGAAACGCAGGGCGTTATCGTCTATCAGGAACAGGTGATGCAGATCGCGCAGGTCCTTTCCGGCTATTCGCTCGGTGAAGCTGACCTTCTGCGCCGCGCCATGGGCAAGAAGATCCGCGAGGAAATGGACAAGCAGCGAGTCCGTTTTGTGGAGGGTGCGATTGAAGGCGGCGTCGACAAGGCGCAGGCCAACATGATCTTCGACCTGCTGGCCAAGTTTGCGGACTACGGCTTCAACAAGTCGCACGCCGCTGCCTATGCCATCGTCTCCTACCAGACGGCCTATATGAAGGCTCATTATCCGGTCGAGTTCCTGGCCGCGTCTATGACCTACGATATGTCGAACACCGACAAGCTCAACGATTTCCGGCGCGAGGCCAATCGTCTGGGCATTGAAGTCGTCCCGCCTTCGGTGATGACTTCCGTCCGTCCGTTTGAAGTCGGCGAAAAGCGGATCTTCTACTCGCTCGCAGCCATCAAGGGCGTGGGCGAGGCGGCAGTCGATCATATTGTCGATGTGCGTGCCGAGAAGCCTTTTGAAAGCCTTGAGGATTTCTGTGAGCGGGTCGATCCGCGCATCGTCAACCGGCGTGTGCTGGAAAGCCTCATCAATGCCGGTGCAATGGATTGTTTCGGTCGTGAACGCCCGGCCATGAGTGCAGGCATGGATCGTATCATGGGCTTCGCCCAGCGTACACAGGAAAATGCCGCCAGCGGCCAGTCCGATATTTTCGGTCTGTCAGGTGCGCCGAAGGAAACGCTTATTCTGCCGCAGGCGGCTCCCTGGCTGCCATCGGAAATGCTGCATCGTGAGTTTCAGGCGGTCGGCTTCTATCTTTCGGCGCATCCTCTTGATGAATATCGCGATGTGCTCAACCGCATGCGCGTTCAGAGCTGGGCAGATTTTTCCGCAGCCGTGAAACGCGGCGCCAATGCTGGTCGTCTGGCAGGAACCGTGACAGCCCGTCAGGAGCGCAAGACCCGCACCGGCAACAAGATGGGTATTGTGCAATTGTCCGATGCCAGCGGCCAGTTCGAAGCTATCCTGTTCTCGGAAGGGCTTGCGCAATATCGCGATCTTCTGGAAAGCGGCAAGTCGGTGGTGATTACGGTTCAGGCTGAAAATCGCCCCGAAGGAATTGGCTTGCGTATCCAGACGGTACAGTCGCTTGAAGACGAGGCCTGCCGCATGCAGAAAGCGTTGCGGCTTTACCTGCGCTCCGCTGACGCGGTCCGGCATATCGCACCGCATTTCAACACGCGCGGCGACGGACAGGTGAGCCTCATCGTCATCAAGGATAACGGTCAGCGCGAAGTCGAAATCGAGCTACCGCATCGCTATCGCGTCAGTCCGCAGATCGCCAGTGCCATGAAAGCCATTCAGGGCGTCGTTGACGTGGAACTGGTTTGA